From the genome of Bacillaceae bacterium S4-13-56, one region includes:
- the mgsA gene encoding methylglyoxal synthase — protein MHIALIAHDKKKDELIQFVIAYESIFEKHNLYATGTTGKRIMEETQLKIHRFQSGPLGGDQQIGGKIADNEMDMVIFFRDPLTAQPHEPDVSALMRLCDVYQIPLATNMGAAEIIIHGLERGDLDWRKVIRDRKKE, from the coding sequence ATGCATATTGCATTAATTGCACATGATAAAAAGAAAGATGAACTCATTCAATTTGTCATAGCCTACGAGTCCATCTTTGAAAAGCATAACCTGTACGCTACCGGCACAACAGGAAAGAGAATAATGGAAGAAACACAATTGAAAATTCATAGGTTTCAATCGGGCCCACTCGGGGGAGATCAACAAATAGGTGGCAAAATTGCTGATAATGAGATGGACATGGTTATATTTTTCAGAGACCCACTTACCGCTCAACCACATGAACCAGATGTTAGTGCTTTAATGCGTTTGTGTGATGTATACCAAATTCCACTTGCAACGAATATGGGGGCTGCAGAAATCATTATTCACGGGTTAGAACGAGGAGATTTAGATTGGAGAAAAGTTATTCGCGATAGAAAAAAAGAGTAA
- a CDS encoding YitT family protein encodes MFFKGVQIKNILVILLGSAIFSFGLVHFNMENELGEGGFSGITLLLYFLLGWDPGITNILLNIPVFFIGWKMLGRTTFIYTVIGTFAVSIFLWVFQNDSLHITLTDDLTLAALFAGVFVGIGLGLIFRVGGTTGGVDIIARLVHKYVGWSMGRTMFLFDAIVIVASIILYLSYVQGMYTLVAVFIGARVIDFIQEGAYSARGAMIISEKSDLISRKIMKEMDRGVTVLAGRGSYTGTQRDVLYCVVGRNEIVRLKGIINSIDPHAFVAVTSVHDVLGEGFTLDENKKPLREQ; translated from the coding sequence TTGTTTTTTAAAGGAGTACAGATAAAAAATATACTGGTCATATTATTAGGATCAGCTATTTTTTCTTTTGGCTTGGTCCATTTCAATATGGAGAATGAGTTAGGAGAAGGGGGATTTTCGGGCATCACCCTTCTACTTTACTTTTTGCTTGGTTGGGATCCTGGAATTACAAACATTTTGTTAAATATCCCTGTATTTTTTATCGGATGGAAAATGTTGGGTCGAACAACATTTATCTATACGGTTATTGGAACCTTTGCGGTTTCGATTTTTTTATGGGTCTTCCAAAATGATTCCTTACATATCACATTAACGGATGATCTAACTCTCGCAGCATTATTTGCAGGCGTATTTGTCGGAATTGGTCTTGGGCTGATTTTTCGTGTGGGTGGTACAACCGGTGGAGTGGACATCATAGCAAGACTCGTTCACAAATATGTAGGCTGGAGTATGGGAAGAACCATGTTTCTATTTGACGCTATAGTCATTGTAGCCTCGATTATTTTATACTTGAGTTACGTTCAAGGGATGTACACCTTGGTCGCAGTTTTTATTGGGGCAAGGGTCATCGACTTCATACAAGAAGGTGCTTATTCAGCAAGAGGAGCTATGATCATATCTGAGAAAAGCGACCTCATTTCTAGAAAAATCATGAAAGAAATGGATCGAGGGGTCACTGTTCTAGCAGGAAGAGGTAGCTACACTGGGACTCAGCGAGATGTTTTATATTGTGTAGTAGGAAGGAATGAAATTGTAAGACTGAAAGGAATCATTAACTCCATTGACCCCCATGCGTTTGTTGCCGTTACCTCGGTTCATGATGTATTAGGGGAAGGATTTACGTTAGAT
- a CDS encoding nucleotide pyrophosphohydrolase, translating to MEQPSLTTEQMQKRVDQYISQFKEGYFSPLSMVARITEEVGELAREVNHFYGEKPKKSTEKEKSMEEELGDTLFVLICFANSLNISLEDAFTRSMEKIETRDKDRWTKKEE from the coding sequence ATGGAACAACCAAGTTTAACAACAGAACAAATGCAAAAAAGAGTCGACCAATACATTTCTCAATTTAAGGAAGGATATTTTTCCCCTCTTTCCATGGTGGCTAGAATAACTGAGGAAGTAGGGGAATTGGCTAGGGAAGTCAATCATTTTTATGGGGAGAAACCTAAAAAGTCCACGGAAAAGGAGAAATCTATGGAGGAAGAATTAGGGGATACTCTCTTTGTACTGATATGTTTTGCTAATTCGTTGAATATTAGCCTAGAGGACGCCTTTACGAGAAGTATGGAAAAAATTGAAACAAGAGATAAAGATCGATGGACAAAGAAGGAGGAATAA
- the bshA gene encoding N-acetyl-alpha-D-glucosaminyl L-malate synthase BshA encodes MKLKIGITCYPSVGGSGVIATELGKMLAEKGHEIHFITSHVPFRLQKVYPNIFFHEVDVSHYPVFQYPPYDLALANKMAEVIEEEHLDILHAHYAMPHAICAILAKQMVKRDVKIITTLHGTDITILGTDPGFSGMIEFGINQSDRVTAVSHSLVSQTKDFLSISKDIEVVYNFVDEREYHKKEEVKQLKGQFGISDDEKVVIHVSNFRKVKRVQDVVYTFSMIQEKIPAKLFLVGDGPEYYSIVKLIKELNLEDKILLLGKQENISELLSISDLKLLLSEKESFGLVLLEAMACGVPCIGTNIGGIPEVIVDGQTGFICEPGDIEDIAKKSLDILTSPSLWNTFSENGLARVQNFFKSKHIVDQYERIYQEVLATETLKEECYGSSL; translated from the coding sequence ATGAAGTTAAAGATTGGGATTACTTGTTATCCTTCTGTAGGGGGGTCTGGTGTTATTGCAACAGAACTCGGAAAAATGTTAGCTGAGAAAGGACATGAAATACATTTTATAACTTCACACGTTCCTTTTAGGTTGCAAAAGGTTTATCCTAACATTTTTTTTCATGAGGTAGATGTCAGCCATTATCCTGTTTTTCAGTATCCTCCTTACGATTTAGCCTTGGCGAATAAAATGGCAGAAGTTATTGAGGAAGAACATTTAGATATCTTACATGCCCACTACGCAATGCCTCACGCGATATGTGCAATCTTAGCTAAGCAAATGGTTAAAAGAGATGTTAAAATCATTACTACTTTGCATGGAACTGACATAACGATACTTGGGACTGATCCCGGATTTAGCGGAATGATTGAGTTCGGTATAAATCAATCAGATCGAGTGACAGCTGTTTCACACTCCCTTGTTTCGCAAACGAAGGACTTTCTTTCAATCTCAAAAGATATAGAAGTCGTTTATAATTTTGTTGATGAAAGAGAATACCATAAAAAGGAAGAAGTTAAACAACTTAAAGGGCAGTTTGGAATATCTGATGATGAAAAAGTTGTCATACACGTATCAAATTTTAGAAAAGTTAAACGAGTACAGGATGTAGTTTATACTTTTTCAATGATTCAAGAAAAGATTCCTGCAAAGCTCTTCTTAGTAGGAGATGGGCCTGAATACTATTCGATTGTAAAGCTCATTAAAGAATTAAATCTTGAGGACAAAATCTTACTCTTAGGAAAACAAGAAAATATTTCTGAACTATTATCAATTTCTGATTTAAAACTACTATTATCCGAAAAAGAATCTTTCGGGTTAGTGTTATTAGAAGCAATGGCATGTGGTGTGCCATGTATAGGTACTAATATTGGTGGTATCCCAGAAGTAATTGTCGATGGGCAGACTGGTTTTATTTGTGAACCAGGAGATATAGAAGATATTGCAAAAAAATCATTAGACATACTAACAAGTCCTTCTTTGTGGAACACTTTTTCGGAAAATGGATTAGCTCGAGTCCAGAACTTTTTCAAATCTAAACATATCGTGGATCAATATGAGAGAATTTACCAAGAAGTATTAGCTACTGAAACATTAAAGGAAGAATGTTATGGATCAAGTCTTTAA
- the dapB gene encoding 4-hydroxy-tetrahydrodipicolinate reductase, producing MDKIKVIVAGPRGKMGSEALKMIHKEELFELVGVIDRRNGGKLVKDIEGLPPFDALIYEDIEEGLQVTKPDVLIDLTSPEAGYRHTKIALENNVRPVVGTTGFTQEQLDEISDLASSKELGAIIAPNFAIGAVLMMQFAKWAAKYFPDVEIIEQHHDQKLDAPSGTAIKTAELIQEVRDKKTQGHINEKETLIGARGADVEGMKIHSVRLPGLVAHQEVIFGGLGQTLKIRHDSYDRASFMTGVKLSVEKVMKLDVLVYGLEYLLD from the coding sequence ATGGATAAAATCAAAGTTATAGTTGCTGGGCCACGTGGAAAAATGGGATCAGAGGCTTTAAAAATGATACATAAAGAAGAACTTTTCGAACTTGTTGGTGTCATTGACCGAAGAAATGGTGGTAAGCTGGTAAAGGACATAGAAGGTCTTCCTCCATTTGATGCATTAATTTATGAAGATATTGAAGAAGGATTGCAAGTGACAAAGCCTGATGTCCTTATTGATTTAACTTCTCCAGAAGCGGGATATCGTCATACAAAAATTGCATTAGAAAATAATGTTCGCCCCGTCGTAGGTACTACTGGATTTACACAAGAACAGTTAGATGAGATCAGCGATTTAGCTTCCTCTAAGGAGCTTGGTGCAATTATTGCACCTAACTTTGCTATTGGAGCAGTTCTCATGATGCAATTCGCAAAATGGGCAGCTAAGTACTTTCCTGATGTAGAGATTATTGAGCAGCATCATGATCAAAAGCTAGATGCCCCATCTGGCACTGCCATTAAAACAGCTGAGCTTATTCAAGAGGTAAGGGATAAAAAAACTCAGGGACATATAAATGAAAAAGAAACGTTAATAGGGGCACGTGGTGCTGATGTAGAAGGAATGAAAATTCATAGTGTCCGTTTACCTGGTCTTGTTGCACATCAAGAAGTGATATTCGGTGGATTAGGTCAAACTTTAAAAATAAGACATGATTCATACGATCGTGCCTCTTTCATGACGGGTGTTAAGCTTTCTGTTGAAAAAGTAATGAAGCTAGATGTTCTAGTATATGGTTTAGAGTACTTATTAGATTAA